A stretch of DNA from Haloarchaeobius amylolyticus:
CGCGGTTCTGGTAACTTGTTCTCTTCTGGCGCGCTCTCGCTCGCGCCCCAGGGGACGCGAGCGAAGGCGCAAGCGAGAGCGCGCGATGGATGAGTTGGTCGTCGACGAGAGCCAGGGCTGGAGAGTCGTGGTGGTCGGGAAAAGACGCCGAGTGAGCGCCTTCTGCGGTAATTCGGATCAGAACTACCAATGTATAATAGCAACAAGCTCAGTGAAGAAGGTTCGGTTCCAGAACGATACAGAGACCCCACGGATGCGTACGTGGTTGAGGAGACGCCGACGCTCGAGGCGACTGTGGAACTGGAGATCCAAGCGAAGGTGGACTGCAATCACCCCGACGTGAACCCGGAAGCGATGACTCTCGAAGCAGAGGAACGGATGGTGGCGCGCGAGCTGGAGATAGGGCGAACGCGAGAACGGTTGGATCGGTCACAGGAGTCGACTCGTGAGGCGGAGTGTCGAACCGACGTAGAAGCGCAGGCAGCGACGCTGGAGGGCGTCTGGGAGCCCCAACCCGACCCGAGAGAGAAGCTCAGTCGCGAAGAGCTGGGGAAGGTGAACGAGAAGGCGGCGAAGATTCACAGTCGCATCGAACACGGCAGTTCTAGGGCAGCCATCGCCAGGCAGTTGGCAGAGCGCGTCGCAGACGGTGGGAGCGTCCTGAGCGCAATCATTGCCGTGAGTGAAGCCGAGCGTGACCGGCCTGGTACCATCGTCCCCATCGCCAGTCTCAAAGACGTGCAGCGGCGCGAGGTGAGTATTCAGGGTCGTGTGAAAACGCTGTGGGAGCCTGCTCACCCATCGATTCAGCAAGTCGGGCTCATCGAGGACGAAACTGGAACGACGAAATTTACGTCCTGGGTCAGGAGCAACGCGAAAATGGTCGAAGAAGGTGAGCTCGTTCGGATGCGGAACGTCGCGAAGAACTGGTATCAGGGGCGCGTCTCGGTGGCCGTGACGGGCTGGTCGCGGCTGATCTTCCCCGAGCGCGGCCGGTGGTGGGAACAGTAGTCGACGCCGGCGGTCCTTTCTTTTTCGTCGACTCCACCACCCAACACCCACCTCCCCACCCACCGCTCCGTGCTCGCTGCGCTGCGCGCGCAGCCACGACCTTCATTGATGAAGTTACCGAACGCTTACAACTAAGAGAGGTGTGGCTAATAAACAACATCTGACTATGACCTCTGCTTGGCAATCAAAAATCCGTTCCGTGCTGTGGTTCTCTTTCCTGAGCCTTTGCATTATAGCGTCTCTCTCAATTCTCTCAGCTCCCGTATTTTCTACAGGACAAAGTCAAATTGAAGAAAAATATCCAGTCCAGACCGCTCCAGAGAAATGCATCTCATCCAGTGGGTCACCACTGCCAGCTGACCGGAGTTTCACTGCTAGTCAATACGGCTCATCTTCGGATTTCCCAATCACTGCTTCTGTTTCGAGGATTGAATCGAATGCGTCCCTCTTCAGAATCAATTACTCCATCAGCCCGTCCTACGATGGAAACTTACAATTAAAACCATTGAAAGGTGCGGCTCCAGTCGAAAACCACGGTTTCGTAAAGGGCTCATTTGGATCAGGATACATCTGGAACAAGTCGACTCGCACACCATCACTCGTTTTCGAGCTAGTCTCATTTGAAGACGGTCTCGAATACCCTCGAGGAGAGAACTGGATGATCGGCCCCTCGCTGCAGCATACAGGAAACGTAACACTCCAGATGAACCCAAACGGTTCGATTGGCCCCGACTTCATGTACATCGGAGATTACTCTACTGAAATAAAGAAGGTGGGATGCCAGAAACTACTCTTAGTTGTCCCCGACCCTTTGAAACCTGAGCTGAGTGTCTCGAAATCCAGAATCGTGAATACCGTCGCTGAGTCTTCTAGACGGTTGAATGTTGGTGCTGCACGTAACGTCGTCCGAATGTATGCGGTTGAAGGAAGTTTAGGTCAGTATGGGAATAATGAACCTAGCGGGTATACAACCACATCTGGAAATTTCCTTGCAACAGCATCTCAAGGCTTCGATCGCGCAGATAACGTCTGGATTCACGAGTACGTACATACTCGTCAAGATTATATTGCCATATCAGGCTCCCAGTGGACTGTCGAGGGAACAGCAACGTATCTTACCGCTCGACTGGCGGTAGAACAGGGTCTTGCTACGCCCAGGCAGTACGATTCGGTACTCGCACGTTCTGAAGTTTTACCGAACGGGACCAGTCTCAATGAAAATCATCAGCGGACAAAGTACGCTTATTTCTGGGGTGCCAGCACGCTTTCCTCGCTGGAACATGAATTGGACGAATCAAATGCAACAATAGAAGACCTGCTACGGTTCATGAACCGTCAAGCCACAGTACAACAACCAATGTTGGACGACTGGTCCAAAGAAAGGACAAATAAGAATTACAGCCTGCACACTGTGGTCTTCTCCGGAAAGTCGCCGGAACCTCGGTATCTACTAGGGCCATCATGGTTGCCACCTGAAGCCAGAATCGTTATACCTCTATTCGCAACTTTGCCTTTGAGAATCTTCTCACTGGCTCTATTGATTATCAGTCTCTACCGACTCAATGAAGGCTACGTCGGTATCTCTCTAGAAGATATTCAAGACTGAATCTAAATCCCCTAGTTCGTCATTTGACAACCTCCTCTGAAATTCGAGCCTTTCCCACAGCATTTTATCGCTCCCTCAGGGGTGAGGGAGAATCCTCAGATGTCGACAGACACAGACCCAACTAACGACGAACAGAACAGACTTCCAGACGATTTCGAGACAACCGAGCACGTCACGCGAACCGACACGGGAGCATCAATCAAGCTCACGATGACCCGGGGGACGGGCACTCGGGACCAAGACCGACTCGAAGGGAAGGTGAAAGCACCGACTGTCGAGCAGGCGAAAGCAGACGTCGACGTGCTGTTCCCGAAACTGTGCCGCCTCGCTGAAGCCGCACGAGCGTTCGACCCGAGCATCGACACCAGCGAATAAGCATCCTCTCACGACCCATGACACCACATCCATACGAATCCGACAGCCACGAACAGTTCGAACGACGCCAGCTCGCCCGAGACCGTGACCCTACCAGTGCACTCCAAATCGCAGAGGAGGACGCCCGACACATCGTCACCGACCTCGTCGACGCCGGCATCGTCGCCCCCAATCCAGAAACGAAGCAGTTCAGACACCGTCCGACCGGAGAGGTATTCCGCTCTTGCATCTGTCTCGCGTACTTCCATCGCGGTTGGCTAGCCGGCGTCGACAGCTGAGCCATTTTATCTCCCCCTGGCGGGTGAGGGGGACTTCGAGTTCTCCTCGGAGACATTCGATGTCGATAGAATCCTACCAGACAGAGGCTAGTGGCAACCGCACCAAAAACCAGGAGACCACCCACACGCAGTTCGACGACTCTGACACCCGTCGCGACGAGATGCACGGCTCACTCGAAGCGTGGGTCGAACAGTTTGCGGAGCTCTCAGACGAAGCCAGAGCAAGCGCAGAACTGCAGGAGTGGTTAGACGTCCAGTCGCACTTCCACGACTACTCCTACCGGAACACGCTGCTCATCAAGCACCAGTGTCCCGACGCGACGAAGGTCGCCGGATACAACACATGGCTGAACGAGTTCGACCGCCACGTCCAAGAGGGCGAATCCGCCATCTGGATCTGGGCACCCATCATCACGAGCAAGTGTCCCGGCTGTGGGAATTCACCGTCCTACCACGACAGTATCGACTGTGAGTACGACGAAACGCCGCCAGACGAGTGGAACGATGGTCTCGTCGGGTTCAAACCTGTTCCAGTGTTCGATGTCTCTCAGACAGACGGTGAACCACTCCCCGAACTCGAAACCGAATCACAGAGTGACGGGAGCGAAGAGGGACTCCTCGATGCACTCCTGAGTGCGGATTCGAGCCTCGGTGCCCGTGCGGCCATTGTCCCACCTGAAGACTGGGAACATGGAGGTGCTGCCGGCGTCTGTACTGAACGAAGTGCCTACGACTGCTCGCTGCGCGTCGAGGTGAAAGACGACGAGAACGAAGCACAGGTCGCGAGTTTACTCGCCCACGAGTACGCACACGCACTCCTGCACTTCGACGTGGAGGACCGGGAGGAACAAAAGAAACGCGAGGTCGAAGCTGAGAGCGTAGCCTACGTCGTCTCACAGCACTTCGGTCTGGATGCCTCGAACAGCGCGCTGTACGTTGCTGCTTGGGACGGTGATCCAGCCGAAGCGATTCGTGGACGTCTTCAGCGTATAGTACAGGCCGCTCGGGAGATTGTGAATACGGTCGAACGAAACATAGCCTGAATCAGTAGGGGATAGCTCTATTGGACTCGAACGAATATAGGAGGACGAATTGGACCCATGCAAGGCGAATCAACGCCGATACCCCCCTTCGCCGAGGACTGTCTCGATGTCCTTTCCGGGACTATCTCCCCGCCTGAGCCGGGCATCGACGAAGCAAGCGCGAAAGACGCGCTCATGAACGAAGGCTTCACACGAGCCAATGCTCGCGAGGCGCTCGAAGTACTGGAGATGCGTGGGTACATCTATCGCGTCAACTCCGAGATTCGAGTTACAGACTAAGAAACTCATTTTCGGGACCTAATCTGACTGTCCTCTTCCGCACACAGTACCGACTATGTCGTCGATACGGGCACCTCAGCTTCGAGACTCAAAGAGTGAGCCATCTTTTAAATACCAGACCGACTCCAACCAAATTATGACAGGCAAATCGTGGTACAACGCTGACCTTGACCTAGCTGACCTCGTCGATGGACTCGATGAGGAATACGTGGTTGCACGCATCAAAGTTCAAAAAGATATCTCAGATGAAGAACGCCAGATCCTGGCATCCCATTTCCGTGGACTCGCTGCATCACTATCTGAAAGAACCCACCAAGAAAGACGTGGTCACTAAGACCGTCCACACGCGGTAGTTCCCGTTATCGTATATCCGCTGGTGTCCACGAAGGGTCAGTCGACAGATACTGATCGACTATATCTACGGGCTCGCTAGCCTCTATTTCATACTTAGTGATAGAATCTCCGTCGGGAATGTCCATCTCATAGTAGTCAGCTTCCAGTTGGATGGATTCGCCTGTTTCAGTCTCTTCGATGGTCAACGTACACGGTTTGGGAGCTGGACCAATTCCCTCTTCTAAGTTTGCAGATGCGAGCAAGTATCTAATCTTACCATCGTCTCCATCCTCACGTCGGATGCTTAGGTATCCAGGGAGGTATTTGATTGTGTCTTCATCTTGGTCTGCTGTTATTTTTAGCACACTGCCCGGTGGTGCAGTCAAACTAATAATCCTTCTGGCAGGTATAGCCCTGATTCCTGTCACGGAAAAACAGAGATACGCAAGAGATTCGAAGTCTGACAGTGCCCCGACTTTATACACTAGTGTTTGAATTATCATAGACACAGTCAGGTTTCGTCTTAGCCGTGTCCCTAAGGAGATATGCCGAAAAAATACTAGAGTAACCTCCGCAGACCCCAGTTCAAACAGTGGGATGGTGGAGTCAACCGAATGGAATAGATGCGGACTTGAGTTCACCCACCATGTGGCCACTCTGAGAGAATCTGATTACACTCAGGGGAATCTACGATATCATCCAATTGCATGTAATCGGCGATACCGTCTTCGTTGAGAAGTTGATACTGCCGAATCCACCGGACTATCTTTGAGTCGGAAAACCAATATCCTGCGTTGGAGCTATAGTACTCAATCACCCTCTTCGATTTACTCCTGAGATATTCCTTCAATGTCGGAGCCACTTGCTCTAGGAGGGCATAAACGCCATTGATGATTAAGAGGTAAAGCCTCTTTCCACCGACTTTTCTTATATAGCCTAGTAAGAATTCATCAAGTGCAGACACGATAGTTGAGGAAACACGGGCCACAACTCCATAGCTGAGTAATGCGATATCTGCTACCAAGAAACCTAATGAGATTATGAAAGACTCCATCAGAGTGGTTGCTTTCTCGCTTTCTAAATTCCCTTTATTTAATTCCTGTACACGGCAAGCGTTCGAACAAACAGAGACAAGAGAACCTAGGATAGGAGCATAACTAGCTGTCCACCGAGAAGCAGATCGGAGCATCTGATCCAGATTCTCTGGTATCTCTACATCATAGATAGAAAGAGCGGACATAACCCTATTTGTGACATTGGCTATCCTCGAGGCTTCAGAAGACAGTTCAGTAGTTGTTTTCGTACTTATTGCCCCGACACCTGAAAGGCCACAGATTGTTCCTGCCAACTGATGAAGCTCCCTTTTCGGTTCTGCTGCCTCCAACATCTGCTTGTAGAGGTTATTCATGTTCTCGGCAGCTCGTCTTTCTGCCCTTGCATATTCGTCACTGAGTATTCTAAGGTGGACATCGGCCGAAAGAGAAGTATATTTTTGACCCACTTGTTCCGGGTTCCAGATATTTGAGGCATCAAATATTAACTTGAAATCTTGTTTGGGGATTAGCAAGCGTTTATACTGAACTCCTTCATCAACTGCCGAGCTTGCAACTTGATTAGAATCTATACTTTGATACCCGTCACTGATGTCCTTACACCGGTCGAGCGCCTCAAGACATCCCTTTTCGTTTTTTACATAGGTTCGATAAGATTCGTAATCGTAATCCGATATCATTCTAATGTCAAGAGGGATGTCCTCACGAGAAGCGCTGGTCACGTCCACTTCATATTCCAGTACTAAGCATTCTGATGCGATTTCTCGATCTAAAGTGGAGAATGAAACCGGAAAATAAGGGGTGTCAGAGTTGAGTTCGAGGTGGCCATGTCGTTCCAGTTCTACGACTTCACGCTTCGCACTAGGGAACGACGTCTGAGAACTTGATGATGAAATATCTTGGAGTTCGGCTTTCTGGCCGCCTACCCTCTCTCTTGAACAGCCAGAAAGCAGAGGGCTGGATGCAGCTAAGGTTGAGAGGAAAGCTCTCCTCTTGTAGGAAGTCATAATCCCACCGTCATTTCCAATATTGTTATTTCTTTTGGGTAGTAAAACCTCACTGGGTACGTCCCAAATCAGCGGCTCATTCTACCATCTCATGGGAGGGGATCAGTACCATGTTCGGACAATTTCTTCACTGTAAAGAAACCACCTGGAGAAGGCGGTCGAAGGTCACAAGTCCAAGGGTCAATGAGTTGGTCGTAGTACGCCTTCCCGGCATAGAATACCAGAGTCGTATTGATTCTGCTCAGCGTAAGTTCGCATCTTCGTGAAGTAGTCAAAGATGTAGAGGTCCTTCGGTTGAGCAGGCTCGTCTCGTTTCGACTTGCCACAGCTCACGAGGGCGATCTCTCGATGGGAATCCTAGACCATGCATCTGTGCTCTACATCTCGATAGTAAGTTCTTCTGCGTCTCCAAGCAATCCTCAATCGAGACAATCGAGTACTATTGCTGACCAGGTTAACCAACAAATTCGATAGGTCTGGCTTCTCCGTTGGTTAATTCAAAGGTGCTTCTGGTACCCAACTCCCGCACGGTATTTTTTCGCCCCCTGAAGGGTGCGGGGCGTTCCTAAAGAGTGCCCTGCGGAGCAGTGATTTCGACAATGGCGAGTAGACACATCTACGCGAGTGGCTTCGACGAAAACAAACGACTTCCGATCAACCTGCCGTGTCCCGAGTGCAACGGTGACCTCGAACGTGAGGAGCGACAAACCTACTGCATCGAGTGCGGGCTTGTGGTTCGAGAGTACAACATCGACCATGGACCAGACTGGTACGACGGCCAGGGTCAAGAGTCGAACAAACACGTTGGCTCACCGTTGACGCCCGCCAGACATGACAAGGGACTCTCCTCGGAAATCGGGGAACGACGAGACGGGATGGGCAACCGACTTCCCGGGCGGACGAGGCGGCGCTTCAGCAGACTCAGGCGGTACCACAGCCAGGCCCGCCAGCCGACGAAGCGGTCACGAAACACGCTTCGAGGGCTTGTCGACGTGCGGCGGATTACGAGCGCACTTGAACTTCCGACAAGCGTCCGTGACCGGGCTGCCTCCCTGTTCCGCGAGTCGCAGTCCCGAGGGCTCCTGCCAGGACGCTCAGTCCACTCCTTCACCGCAGGGAGTGTGTACGCCGCGTGTCGGTGCTTCGACCTCCCACGGACGCTGGAGGAAGTCGAGAGCGTCGCTCGCTGTGACCGCTCTGCCCTCCGGAACGCCTACCGCGTCATGAACGTCGAGTTGGGACTGGAAGTGACTCCCCCATCACCCGGTGCATTCATCCCGAAGTTAGCCTCCAGATTCGATGTCTCGGATTCAACCAGGCAGCAGGCAATCACACTCGCACGGCGACTCGAATCTGACGGAAAGGCAGTCGGGAAGCAACCCGTAGGAGTTGCAGCTGCGTGTCTCTACGAAGCCGGACAGCGAACTGGTGAGAGACTTCTGCAGAAAGAACTCGCGAGCGAAGCAGCTGTGTCAACCCCGACGATTCGAAGCAGACGAAACGAGATAGGAGAACTAGCTGATTGAATACCAGTTGGAGTAGGGGAGGATGGTGGATAACCGATTCCTTAGGAGAAGCCGTTTACTTCCACAGGATGCTGCCTCATTTTGAAGTTCCTATCCAGAAACACCAGATCAGGAACAACTGGTTAGTGGGACAAGTCGATTAGAAAGAGTGGTTAGCTCTACAACATCCGACGACCGAGAAACTCGAATCAGGTACCAGTGTTCCTCGTGAAGCAGTCCAAGTAACCTTTAATGGAGATCCAGATTGTCGTATTTCTCGTCATATTTATGTTCCACCAATAAACAGTAGTATGATAATGGAATTCGGGGGGAAGGAGATAGTCTTGGCCGTCGTAGTACTTTCAATCTGTATTGTTGGGTGGGGGGAAATTGATATTGATGGAGATGGTCTCAAAAACTCGGTCGAGGACCAACACGGTTTAGACAAATTCTCTATCGACACTGACGGTGATGGGCTGAATGATTCAATCGAGGTTGCGAGAGAAGATCTGGATGGGTCAGAATCCGATTCAGACGAGGATGGACTATCTGATAGTAAAGAACTCAGGTTCGGTTCGGACCCTTCGAAACCCGATACAGACGGTGACGGAGCGACGGATAAACAGGAATTCCGGTTCGGTTCAAACCCTAACGCAAAGCACTCCGACAAAGATGGTGTGCCAGACGGGGTGGAGATAAGTAACCTCTCAGACCCAACAAAGTTGGACACGGACAAAGACGGCTTACCTGATCCTCAAGAGATCAGGAACGACAAAACGAAACCAAACCGCCCAGATACCGACTTCGATGGTCTTGAAGATAAATTCGAATTAGAAGGCGATACTGACCCGAATCATCCAGACACCGATTCTGACGGTCTAAACGACAGTGTAGAAATTCATGGGCCTACTGACCCGACTCTTCCTGACACCGATGGAGACGGACTTGAGGACGGGTTTGAGTCACGTCAGAATGGATTCGATCCGACACGAGTAGACACTGATGGTGACGGTCTCAATGACAAGACCGAATATGAGATCGATACAGACCCAGCGAACAGTGATACCGACGGTGATGGTCGGCCAGACAAACAGGAGTACGCTGCAGAGGGCCTAGACCCATCAAAAGTCGAATTAACGACCATCAGCGGTTCTGGAGAGGGTGGAATATCGACTGAGAGCCTTCGAACGAAGACATTGGACTCAGTCACACAGATGGGTGATTTGGCCCAGAACCGGACAGAATGGAATCAAACGGTGACAGACACAGCGACTACGATTTGCAACAGCCACGATGAAGTCGTACCCCAGACGGCCTCTAACATTACAGGGAATAGTAGCGAAATCTATCGTGATACATATCGCATCCAACACGCAGCGGGAGCGATGCAAACTCTCGGTGCGGACTTGAACGTGAATTCGGTTGAAAATCGAATGCAAACTGCACGGAGATACACGAGTCTACTCTCTGATTATACCCCAATCGTAGGCAGTTATCAGCGTCTACACAATGCCTCATGTGCGGTAAAACAAGGCAAAGAAGGTGCGAAGCAGGACTTCTATATTGCATCCGCGGAATTCACCGCAGATATCGCTCTTGCTAAGGAAGGAGTAATCTACAAGGCGTCATTCAAAACGACCGGAATGGCAGCTCGTGC
This window harbors:
- a CDS encoding DUF7389 domain-containing protein; translation: MSTDTDPTNDEQNRLPDDFETTEHVTRTDTGASIKLTMTRGTGTRDQDRLEGKVKAPTVEQAKADVDVLFPKLCRLAEAARAFDPSIDTSE
- a CDS encoding ImmA/IrrE family metallo-endopeptidase codes for the protein MESYQTEASGNRTKNQETTHTQFDDSDTRRDEMHGSLEAWVEQFAELSDEARASAELQEWLDVQSHFHDYSYRNTLLIKHQCPDATKVAGYNTWLNEFDRHVQEGESAIWIWAPIITSKCPGCGNSPSYHDSIDCEYDETPPDEWNDGLVGFKPVPVFDVSQTDGEPLPELETESQSDGSEEGLLDALLSADSSLGARAAIVPPEDWEHGGAAGVCTERSAYDCSLRVEVKDDENEAQVASLLAHEYAHALLHFDVEDREEQKKREVEAESVAYVVSQHFGLDASNSALYVAAWDGDPAEAIRGRLQRIVQAAREIVNTVERNIA
- a CDS encoding transcription initiation factor IIB, whose amino-acid sequence is MASRHIYASGFDENKRLPINLPCPECNGDLEREERQTYCIECGLVVREYNIDHGPDWYDGQGQESNKHVGSPLTPARHDKGLSSEIGERRDGMGNRLPGRTRRRFSRLRRYHSQARQPTKRSRNTLRGLVDVRRITSALELPTSVRDRAASLFRESQSRGLLPGRSVHSFTAGSVYAACRCFDLPRTLEEVESVARCDRSALRNAYRVMNVELGLEVTPPSPGAFIPKLASRFDVSDSTRQQAITLARRLESDGKAVGKQPVGVAAACLYEAGQRTGERLLQKELASEAAVSTPTIRSRRNEIGELAD
- a CDS encoding DUF6884 domain-containing protein, producing MSCGKSKRDEPAQPKDLYIFDYFTKMRTYAEQNQYDSGILCREGVLRPTH
- a CDS encoding DNA-binding protein gives rise to the protein MYNSNKLSEEGSVPERYRDPTDAYVVEETPTLEATVELEIQAKVDCNHPDVNPEAMTLEAEERMVARELEIGRTRERLDRSQESTREAECRTDVEAQAATLEGVWEPQPDPREKLSREELGKVNEKAAKIHSRIEHGSSRAAIARQLAERVADGGSVLSAIIAVSEAERDRPGTIVPIASLKDVQRREVSIQGRVKTLWEPAHPSIQQVGLIEDETGTTKFTSWVRSNAKMVEEGELVRMRNVAKNWYQGRVSVAVTGWSRLIFPERGRWWEQ